One stretch of Ictalurus punctatus breed USDA103 chromosome 5, Coco_2.0, whole genome shotgun sequence DNA includes these proteins:
- the si:dkeyp-110g5.4 gene encoding enolase-phosphatase E1, translated as MNSLSFSARLIMSSVGDTEVFIPSEACVITVPVNSLPSSITKKMSACPVHSDRPATFISPVELREKGTVRKSRPLTPGQFLLPVVTSNSKAFKMLQEFLHSGENSLQVSDENSRAGSAFSKRKNSIILYDTQIFLIVRKAKAPDWPLEQRDSTPYQCEAPPLNSPVKTNGGSDITEGRSKEGLGGAEDDGKCAEKRSGDVMEREADDDVTDRKWSKDGDGAAEDDGKCAAEVLKEGEADVMEDREENETPTKDASTNTPSSMDKIIKLEEESGVSAPVGEAQSSLANAKDYKAGESLTRRANETRSAAETGTGSEKSSSDHLKHSDAETETSEAKAKCCKGLIFPGLQRASLMDVSDGEDKCDVKVKTSEDSDKTKASVSEIVDVNDGGRVPNVNSDGEGAVVTHASKVENLLQKFESIKRRLSDCLNSQGSPLTVKKPKRDDVVVVETGADCDDLIIVESCAEVERPIRHVSGDKCHVKKTGEGAVGKVASPSAEAKGCESDVEIVDLDVDDGQVLRGSPNGDANRDVANSKSCTEAKSGASPSPSPSPSLSGKCCESDVEIVDLNDADDVIVNDREIANVQRLDETKSDVAAAGQIGEVDGSSAKRSKRDDDDSNFSPERKRLKRDVDPDCRGKNSNCEVEIIEIEDDDENKGENGEVGRNGGNAEDSSENASGRKRDVEIPEPRGPGDGAERQTSSKQIESRERRVSDGDRTDSGARAQIIETEDSSDKHFNSANATNPDETFPETESSVRPDPRDELINNEDSSEVHTREADSLCTKSGVEIEIVHNGDRVRDSEQEPNENDSKPTNSKNGVNETTIQTLAAEGPIGEVQGSDRRESGPESRALDPGPDVRFAEESETTNQRARGEGVLPRPSSPRANQEFDYVELSREENISLMKAQIRLMEEKLRLMEMNR; from the exons ATGAACag CTTGAGCTTTAGCGCTCGGCTCATCATGTCGTCTGTAGGAGACACTGAGGTGTTCATCCCGAGTGAGGCGTGTGTCATCACCGTCCCCGTGAACTCGCTGCCTTCGTCCATCACCAAGAAAATGTCCGCATGTCCCGTTCACTCCGACCGACCGGCCACGTTCATCTCCCCTGTAGAGCTGAGGGAGAAAGGGACGGTGCGGAAATCACGACCTTTGACCCCGGGACAGTTCTTGCTGCCGGTCGTGACCTCTAACAGCAAAGCTTTCAAGATGCTCCAGGAGTTTCTACACTCAG GTGAGAACTCGCTGCAGGTTTCTGATGAGAACTCACGAGCGGGTTCTGCGTTCTCCAAAAGGAAGAACTCCATCATTCTGTACGACACACAGATTTTCCTCATTGTAAGAAAAGCCAAGGCACCTGATTGGCCCCTGGAGCAGCGAGACTCCACCCCCTATCAGTGTGAAGCCCCACCCCTGAATTCACCTGTAAAGACG aatggaggaagtgacatcactgaGGGGCGGAGTAAAGAAGGTCTAGGTGGAGCAGAGGATGATGGGAAATGTGCAGAGAAGCGAAGTGGTGATGTGATGGAGCGTGAAGCG gatgatgatgtcactgacaGGAAGTGGAGTAAAGATGGCGATGGTGCTGCGGAGGATGATGGGAAATGTGCAGCAGAGGTGTTAAAGGAAGGAGAAGCTGATGTGATGGAGGACAGAGAGGAAAATGAAACGCCGACAAAAGACGCGAGCACGAACACGCCGAGCTCTATGGACAAGATCATAAAGCTGGAGGAGGAGAGCGGCGTTAGTGCTCCGGTCGGTGAAGCTCAGAGCTCGTTGGCTAATGCCAAGGATTATAAAGCTGGAGAAAGTCTGACGAGACGCGCTAACGAGACGAGATCAGCTGCGGAAACTGGCACGGGAAGTGAAAAGAGTTCGTCTGATCATCTGAAACACAGTGATGCTGAAACTGAAACTAGCGAAGCTAAAGCTAAATGTTGCAAAGGTCTGATTTTCCCCGGGTTACAGAGGGCATCGTTAATGGACGTAAGTGACGGTGAAGACAAATGTGACGTTAAAGTTAAAACCAGCGAAGATTCGGATAAAACGAAAGCCTCCGTCAGTGAGATCGTAGACGTAAACGACGGCGGTCGAGTTCCCAACGTAAACTCGGACGGCGAGGGCGCGGTCGTAACGCACGCTAGCAAAGTCGAGAATTTGCTGCAAAAGTTTGAAAGCATCAAACGAAGACTTAGCGATTGCCTTAACTCGCAGGGTTCACCGCTTACGGTAAAAAAACCTAAACGTGATGACGTCGTCGTCGTGGAAACGGGTGCCGATTGCGACGACCTGATAATTGTCGAAAGTTGCGCGGAAGTTGAAAGACCGATTCGACACGTAAGCGGCGATAAATGCCACGTCAAGAAGACGGGAGAGGGTGCAGTCGGTAAAGTCGCGAGCCCTTCGGCTGAAGCGAAAGGCTGCGAAAGCGACGTCGAGATCGTAGACCTAGACGTAGACGACGGTCAGGTTTTACGCGGAAGTCCAAATGGGGACGCAAATCGAGACGTTGCAAATTCTAAAAGTTGCACCGAGGCGAAGTCGGGGGCGAGTCCGAGTCCGAGTCCGAGTCCGAGTCTGTCTGGTAAATGCTGCGAAAGCGATGTTGAGATTGTAGACCTTAACGATGCCGATGATGTCATCGTGAACGACAGAGAGATCGCAAACGTACAACGACTCGATGAGACGAAGTCAGACGTAGCGGCCGCCGGTCAGATCGGCGAGGTTGACGGTTCGTCAGCTAAACGATCTAAACGCGATGATGACGATTCGAATTTCTCGCCTGAGCGTAAACGTTTGAAACGTGACGTAGATCCGGACTGTCGGGGTAAGAATTCGAATTGTGAAGTCGAGATCATCGAGattgaggatgatgatgaaaaCAAGGGTGAAAATGGCGAGGTCGGGAGAAACGGAGGGAACGCGGAGGATTCGTCGGAGAACGCCAGCGGCCGTAAACGCGACGTGGAGATCCCGGAGCCGCGCGGACCAGGCGACGGCGCCGAACGTCAGACATCGTCGAAGCAGATCGAAAGCCGTGAACGGCGCGTTTCCGATGGCGACCGCACTGACTCGGGCGCTCGGGCTCAGATTATTGAAACTGAAGATTCGTCAGATAAACACTTTAATTCGGCTAACGCTACGAATCCGGACGAAACCTTCCCTGAAACCGAGAGTAGCGTGCGGCCGGACCCCCGGGATGAGCTGATAAATAATGAGGATTCCTCCGAAGTTCACACTCGCGAAGCCGACAGTTTGTGCACTAAGAGCGGCGTGGAGATCGAGATCGTCCACAACGGCGATCGGGTTCGTGACAGCGAACAGGAGCCGAATGAAAACGATTCGAAACCGACAAATTCTAAAAACGGCGTTAATGAGACGACGATTCAGACTTTAGCCGCCGAGGGTCCGATCGGCGAGGTTCAGGGTTCCGATCGGCGCGAGAGCGGTCCCGAAAGCCGAGCGCTCGACCCGGGTCCGGACGTCCGGTTTGCAGAAGAGTCGGAGACAACCAATCAGAGAGCACGCGGTGAGGGCGTGTTGCCCCGCCCCTCGTCTCCTCGAGCGAATCAGGAGTTCGATTACGTGGAGCTGAGTCGGGAGGAGAACATCAGCCTGATGAAAGCGCAGATCAGGTTGATGGAGGAGAAACTCCGACTGATGGAGATGAACCGCTGA